The Myxococcus virescens genomic sequence CGGCTATCCGCCCGAGCATCTGGACTTCGCGGGGCGCCTCAGCGGCGAGCACGACCCCATGCTCGTCCTCTGCCCCCGAGAGTTCGTGGAGTTCAGTGGCGCACGGCTCTCCATCGACGTCCACTACACGGGGCCCTGCATCGACCTGGAGCGCAAGGAGCCCGACTTCCCGTGGGAGCGGCTGAGCCCGGAGCGCCCCCTGGTCCTGTGCTCGCTGGGCACCATGGCCATGCCCCCCGAGCAGGCCCGGCGTTTCCACGACGCCGTCACCGAGGCCGCCCGGCGGCGGCCCGCGTGGCAGTTCGTGGTGGCCACCAATGCGTGGCGGGAGACGCGCCCAGGCCCCGTCCCGAACAATCTCGTGTCCGTGACGCGCGTCCCTCAACTCCAGATGCTGCGCCGCGCGTCCGCCATGGTGACCCACGGCGGCTTCAACAGCGTCAAGGAGTGCATCTACTTCGGCGTGCCCATGGTCGTCCTGCCCGTCCAATACGACCAGCCCGGCGTCGCGGCTCGCGTCGTCCACCACGGGCTGGGGCAGCGCGCGGACCTTCGCTCGCTGACGCCCGACACCCTGGTTCCGCTGCTCGACGCGGTCGTCGAACAACCGTCGTACCGGCGCGAGCTGGAGCGCATGAAGGCGCGCTTCCAGGCGGCGGAGGATGAACAGGCCCTGGTGGACGCCATCGAACGGCACCTGCCCGGGACGAGCGCGTCAGGTGCGCCTGGGCAGCATCAGGCTGAACGTGGAGCCCTCGCCGGGTCGTGACTGGACGGACAGCGCGCCCCCTTGCAGGCGCACCAGCTCCGAGGCCACGTACAGCTCCGGTCCGCAGACGCCCTTCGCATCCATCCGGAAGGGCGTGAAGAGGTGGGCCAGCGCCTCCGCGGCCAACCCCGGCCCCGCGTCCTTCACGCGCACCGTGAGCTGCGTCTGGGAGACTTCGAGCGCCACCTCCGCGTCCCCCTGCCGGACCGCGTTCGCCAGCAGCACGTCGAAGACCTGCCGGATGCGCGGTGGGTCCACCTGCGCGTGGACTGGCGCCTCGGGTGCATCCAGCGTGACGTGCGCGCCATGTGCCGCCACCGCGTCGCGCAGGTGCTGGCCCACGTCCGTGTCGATTCGCTTCAGCGTCGCCTCGCCCGAGGACAGCCACGCCAGCTCGCGCAGGTGACGGCCCACGGCTTCCATGGACTGGAGCTGCGCCGCCAGCGTGTCCAGCGCCGCGCGGTCCACGGAGGGCGTGCATTCCAGCCGGCGAAGCTGCTCGCGGGCCGTTTCGAGCGGGCCCTGGAGCGTCTGCGCCACCCACTGCCCCAGCGCGCCCAATGGGGACGCCGCGTGCGCCTCCATCCGGGGCTCCGGCGAGGCGGCCAGCGATTTGTGGATGACCGATTCGAAGTCGGTGATTTCAAAGGGCTTGTGGAGGAAGGCGAACGCCTCCGGCGCGCCCTGGGGCAGCACCGCGCTGAGGAGGATGACGGGCACGTCCTTGAGCTGTGCCTCCTGCTTCATCCGGCGGCAGAGCTCCACGCCGCTCAGCCGCGGCATCATGTGGTCCGTCACCACCAGTTGAGGATGCCGAGCACGCGCCAGGCCGAGCGCCTCCTCGCCATCCCGCGCTCTCAAGACGTCGTGGCCCAGGTCCTCCACGACTTGACTGAGAACCTCCAACACCGCTGGCTCATCGTCCGCGACCAGGACGAGACTCATGCTTCCACTCCCTCGCCTCGGCACGCCGCGACTGCTTGCGCGCCGCCAGGATAACAATCCACTCCCACGGTGTACCGACACCCCGAGAGGACGTGCATCCCAGAGATGCATTCGTTCATGGATGACCGGAGTGGTTTATGAAGAGCGAGACACCGCATCCAGGGAGCCCGGGGAGGCTGCGGCCTTCCCAACAGTCAGAATGTCCTTCGCTCGACAATCCCTGGCGGTGCACGGAGGGTTGGAATGAAGCACGCAGTCATGAGGTGGAGCCTGCTGGTGGTGGCCCTGCTGACCTCGGGCACGGCGAACGCGGACATCGCGCGGCGGCGTGACGCCATCGTCGAGGTCGTGCAAAAGGTCTCCCCCGCCGTCGTCTACATCGGCACCGAGCAGGAGGTGGAGTCGCGCTTCCGGGGTCGCCGTTCTCCCCTGGAGGAGTTCTTCGGTGGCATGGGCGCGGAGCCGGAGCGTCAGAGAATCTCCGGTCTGGGCAGCGGCGCCATCATCGACCCCAGCGGCATCATCGTCACCAATGACCACGTCATCCGGGGCGCGTCCGCCATCCACGTCATCCTGGCGGATGGCCGCTCGTACGAAGCGGAGGTCATCGGCAGCGACGCGGCGAACGACCTGGCGGTGCTCAAGGTCAACGCCAAGGAGCCCCTGCCCATCGCCAAGCTGGGCACCAGCTCCGACCTGATGATTGGCGAGACGGTGGTCGCCATCGGCAGCCCGTTCGGCCTGAGCAAGACGGTGACGGCGGGCGTCGTCTCCGCGGTGGGCCGCACCTTCCGCGCCGACAACCGCGTCTACAACGACTTCGTGCAGACGGACGCCGCCATCAACCCGGGCAACTCGGGCGGCCCGCTGCTCAACGTGGATGGGGAAATCATCGGAATCAACACCGCCATCTTCGGCGGCGGCGCGCAGGGCATCGGCTTCGCGATTCCGGCCGACAAGGTGCGCCGCATCGTCGACGAGCTGACCCGCTTCGGGAAGGTGCGCCCGGCGTGGGTGGGCATCGATACGGCGGACCTGCCGGTCCGCGTCGCCCGGCAGCTCGGGTGGGACCGGGCCTATGGCGCGCTGGTGACGGCGGTGGAGGCAGGGAGTCCAGCCGCGGAGGCTGGCGTGAAGCGCGGGGACGTGGTGGCGGAGCTGGGTGGCTCGCGCATCCAGGACGCCGAGGACTTCGACACCCGCGTTCGCGGCTACCCCGCCCGCTCCGCCTTCCCGGTGGTGCTCTTCCGCGACGGCGGCCTGCGCACCGTCCAGGTGACGCCCGTGGAGTTCCCCGCTCGCATGGTCGAGGGGCTGGCGTGGGAGCGGCTGGGACTCCGCGTGAAGGAGATTCGCGGCGGCCTGGCCGTGTCCGGCGTGCGCCAGGGCTCGGCGGCGGCGGACATCGGGCTGGAGCCCGGAGACATCATCCTCCGTGTGAACAACCAGCCCGTGACGACGAACGACGCCTTCCGGGAGGCCCTGCTCACCGCGCGACGGGGACGTAGCGTGCTGTTGCTCGTGCGGCGGGGGCGCTACGGCTACCACGTGACGCTGCCCTTCGAGCGGGAAGCAGGCTACCGGCTGTAGCTGTCGGGAAAGGGCAACGGGCTCCCCGTATTTCAGGACCCGCGTGACTCGCACTAACATGCGGTGTCATGAGTTCCGTCCGTTACCAATCCCTTGGTCCCCTGCTGGCCGGGGAAGGCTCACGTGCCTTCCTCGGACTCGCCCTGGAGGACGGCGCGTCTCCCCGTCCCGTGGTGCTCATCTGGGCACCGCAAGATGTCGTGCAGAACCCCGAGCTGAAGGCGACCCTGCGTCGCGAGACAGCTCGCGCGCTCGTCTTCGAGCATCCGCACATCCTCCGTGTCCACGCCCTGGCCGAGCAAGATGGCGGACTGGCCCGTGTCACCGAGTTCGCCGACGGCGAGCCCCTGCGTCGCCTGCTGGAGGCCCACCCCCGCCTGCCGCCGCACTTCGCGGCGCTCGTCGTGGCGGATGCCGCCGTGGGTCTGCACTACGCGCACGTCGCGGGCAATGACGACGGCACGCCCTTCGTGCACGGTGACGTCCGGCCCGAGACGCTGATGATCTCCTTCGGCGGTCTGACGAAGGTGACGGGCTATGGCGCGCTCGGCGTGGCTCCGCGTGAGCGCGGTGGCAAGCGCGTGAAGAACCGGCGTTTGTACAGCGCGCCCGAGCAGCTCCTCGGTGGACGCGAGGCGGTCAACGTCCAGTCGGACGTGTTCCTCCTGGGACTCGTGCTGCACGAGTGCCTCTCCGGGAAGATTCCCTTCAAGGATGCGGCGGACCCGGACAAGGCCGTGCTCACGCGCTCGCTGCCGCCCATGGCGCAGGACGTGCCGCTGAAGTTGGACGCGGTGCTGCGCCGGGCAACGGCGAAGCGGGCCAAGGAGCGGTATCCGACGGCGCTCGCGTTCCGCGAGGCCGTGGTGGAGGCCGTCGGCTCGCTGCCCACGCATGCGGAGTTCTCGGAGTTCCTGTCGAAGTACTTCCCGCCCGAGAGCGAGGCTCGCGCGACGCGGCGGCGGGTGATTGAAACGGGCATCGCCGAGGTGATGCAGAAGGCTGGCATCTCTCCGCCCGCCGTGGCTGAGTTCCTCGCGCGCGGCGCCCTGCCCCCGGGCTTGATGCCCGCGAAGTGGCCGGAGTTGCCGGGACAGTTGCATGCCTCGGGCTCGGCCGATGGTTCGGGTGCGCAGGCTGGGAGTGGCTCGGCGGCCAGTGGCAACGCGCAGGCGGCATCGGCTGCGGGCAGCGCTGGGCAGTCCGGCGCTGGTTCGGCGGGGGCCCAGACGCAGTCCGGTGCGGGTGGTCAGGCGCAGGCCGGTGCACAGGCTCAGTCCGGCGCGGGCGCACAGACTCAATCCAGTGCAGGTGGCCAGTCACAAGCGGGCGCAAGCGCGCAGGCTCACTCCGGCGCGGGAGCACAGCATCCGTCCGGCGCAAGCGCACAGGCTCACTCCGGCGCGGGCGTACAGCATCCGTCCGGCGCAAGCACTCAGGCCCATTCAGGCGCAAGCGCACAAGCGCAGTCTGGTGCAGGCGCACAGGCGCAGTCTGGTGCAGGCGCACAGGCGCAGTCCGGCGCGGGCGCACAGCATCAGCCGGGCGCAGGCACTCAGGCGCATCCCGGCGCCACGGGGACGGGGGCATCAGCAGGAACCGCTGTGTCCACCGGCCCGACGGGCACGGGCGCACACGCGGCCCCCACGGCGCCTCCCGCCGCGCAGAAACCGTCGCGCAGCTGGATGGCCTTCGTGGGCGTCGGTCTGGCGCTCACGGTGGGCGCGGGAGCCGTCGTGCTCAGCCGGCTGCCCTCCAACATCGAGTCCGAGATCGAGGACGCGGGCGTCACCGACGCCCTGCCCGTCGACGCCGGCGTGACGCAGGATGCGGGCCCCGTGGACGCCGGCATTCCCATGGGCACGCTGGACGTCACCGTGGACCCGCGCGTGGAGGTCTCGATTCCTGGCCAGTACCTGGGCCGCACGCCGGTCTCCGCGGCCGTGCCCGCGGGCCGTCACGTGCTGACGCTCAGCAACCCGGTGCTCGGCATCCAGACGACGCGGGTCATCACCGTGCCGGCGGGTGGCCGTTCGTCGCAGCAGATCTTCCTCAACAAGGGATTCGCGAACGTACGCGCCCCGGAGGGCGCCATCGTCACGGTGGATGGCCGGCTCGTCGGTGCCGCGCCCATCGAGGAACTGGACCTGTACGAAGGCACGCACCAGCTCCTGGTCATCGTGAACAACTCCCGGTGGCAGAAGACGTTCAAGGTGGAGCCGGGCCAGCGCGTCACCTTCGACGTCAACTTCGAGAAGCCCGAAGAGGAGTAACCGGGGTAGCAATCTCAGCGGCGTGAACACTCGTTTCACGCCGCGGTTGCGGTGCCTTCAGGGCGCGACCAGACTCCCGCGCCCATGAACACCTCCGCCACGGAGTTCGACATCATCGCCTGGGGCGCCACTGGCTTCACCGGGCGACTGGTCGCCGAATACCTCGCCAGGACCCAGGACAGCCACCGCGCACGGTGGGCCCTGGCGGGACGCGACCTCGGCAAGCTGGAGAAGGTCCGGCAGGGGCTGGCGGCGATTGCGCCCTCCTTCGCGAAGCTACCGCTGCTCGTCGCGGATGCACGCGACGCCGCGTCGCTGGATGCCCTGGTCCCTCGCACCCGCGTGGTCTGCACCACGGTGGGCCCCTACGCACGTTACGGAAGCGAGCTCGTCGCGGCCTGTGTTCGGGCCGGCGTCAGCTACTGCGACCTGACGGGTGAAGTGCAGTGGATGCGGCGGATGATTGACGCCCACCACGAGCAGGCGCGGCAGAGCGGCGCACGCATCGTCCACACCTGTGGCTTCGACTCGATTCCGTCGGACCTGGGCGTGTTGATGATGCAGGAGCACATGCGGGAGCGCCACGGCGGCCACCTGGACGCCGTCCGCCTCTACATGGGCCCCATGCGCGGAGGCGCCAGCGGTGGCACGGCCGCGAGCATGGTGCAGGCGATGGAGGAAGCATCAACGGACCGCTCGGTTCGGAAGCTCATGGCCCACCCGCATGCGCTGGACCCCACCCCAGGCCGCTGGCGGCCCGAATCCAAGGACGAGTTGGGCGTCCACTACAGCCAGGAGCTGGGCCAGTGGACCGGCCCGTTCTTCATGGCGGCCGTGAACACGCGCGTCGTCCGGCGCAGCAACGCGCTGCTCGGTCACCCGTGGGGAGAGAACTTCCGGTACGCGGAGGTCGCCAGCTACGGCGCCGGACCCAAGGGCCTGCTGCGCGCCACGGGCGTCACCGCGGGCCTGGGAGGCGTCGTCGCCGCGATGCAGGTGAAGCCCCTGCGCACGCTGCTGGAGAAGAAGGTCCTGCCCGCGCCGGGTGAAGGCCCGTCTCCGGAGGCCCGGGAGAAGGGCTTCTTCGTCGCGCAACTTCGCGGCGAAGGCACCTCCCCCCGCACGGGCACACAGGTGCGGCTGAAGGGCAAGGTGGCGGCGCAGGGAGACCCGGGCTACGCGGCCACGTCGCGGATGCTCGCCGAGTCCGCGCTGTGCCTCGCCTTCGACGACAATCCGACCACGGGCGGCGTGCTCACGCCGGCCTCCGCCATGGGCATGCGACTGGTGGAGCGGCTGCGCCGCGCGGGCATGACGTTCCAGGTGGAGGAGCTGTCCACCTGAGCCATTCCGCCGCGAGCGCGCGACGTCCTACGCGCTCTTGCGGCGCCGCATCATCGCCTCGTACGAGCGGCCCACGCTCTGCGAGAGGATGAGCAGCTCGCCTACGTCGGGCGGAGTGAGCTCGTCCGGGCCGTTGTCCACGTAGAGCAGGTGCACGACCTTGCCGCGCACCAGCAGCGGGAGGATGACGGCCGTCTTCGGGAACCCGTCCCCCAGCAGCTTGTAGAACACGCCCATGGCCGCATCACGGCGGACGGGCCCGATATAGTGCGAGCGCGTGTCCCGCACGAGCCGGAAGGTGCTCTGCTCCCGCAGCGGCACGCCGATGCGGCGCACCACCGCGTCGCGAACCCCCACCCCCATGCCGTGCCAGCCCGTCACGAGGCTGCCCTGCACCGACAGCAGCAGGTTGCGCTTCCACTTGCCCAGCGCGAAGCGCAGCACCGTGCGCGCCACGTCCTCGCGGTCCGAGCTGCGCGCCAGCTCCGCCTGCGCTTCCGCGAAGGTCAGCGGCGTCGGCGGCGGCTCCGGTGCGCGCGGCACCTGCACAGGCGGTGGCGTACCGCCCAGCGCGGGCGTCGGGGGTGGCACGGGCGGCTGAACCCTCTGCGGTGGGACGACGATGGCCTGAGGAGGAGGCGGCGGCGCCACGGGCACCTGCGGCCGAACAGTGGCGAGCGGAGGCTCGGGCGCGGCCTCCAGCACCTCCACGCCGGTGATGATCTCCTCCTCGCCCATGTCCCCGTCGTAGTCGGCGCCACCGCGCAGGGCGGAGGCGTAGACGGACTGGAACTCCTCCTCGCTCATCAAATCTGGCGGCGTCTCCGCGGCCTTGGCCAGCTCGGCCTGCGAGCCCGCCGAGGGACGCGGCCGCACCGCGTTCATGTCGATGGCGCGCAGCGGCCGGAACGCCTTGCAGTAACGGCGCAGCAGTTGGTTCATCCGGAACTCGGGGATGACCACTGGCACCACGCGCTTGCCCGTCTTGAAGGCAATCGCGTCCAGCGTCGCGAAGTCGTGCGGGTTCACGACGGCGATGCTCAGCCGCGTCGCGTCCACCCGCATGGGCAGGTACTCCTTGTCGTCCGCATGGTTCGAGGAGACCAGCTCCATCGCCTTGGGGTCCGGGACCATCTCCCCGGACGCGAACGCGCTGTTGTGGACCTTGCCCAGCGACTTCGCCAGGTCCACCTCCGACAGCAGGCCCAACTCCACCAAGTTCGTTCCCAGCCGCCCGCCATGCACCACCTGGGCCTCGAGCGCTTCTTCGAGTCCCTCGGCGGTGACGAGACCATCCTTCAGGAGCTGCTCACCCAGGCGCATGGGGCCGCTTGTAGCCGCGCCCCGTCCCGCTCCGCAAGCACACCCGCACCCGTGGGACGGTGCGTCTAGTCCTCCGGGTGATGACTGAGCGCCACGCGGTTGCCTTCGGGGTCCCGGACGTACACCGTCCACCGCGTCTCGTGCTCCAGCGGCACCCCCGCGCGGGTAAAGGTGTTGACCACGCCCGCCCGAGCGGCCTTCGGAATCCGGAACGCCAGCATCAGGAGGCCCGGCGCCTCGTGGCGGAACGGCGTGGAGACGGGCTCGCCGCCCGCCGCCTCGATGGCCAGGAAGCCGCCCCCAGGCACGCCCACCCAGATGCTCCGCAGGGAGCCGTCCGGGCGGAGATGACGGCTCAACTCCGGAAAGCCCAGCAGGTCTCTGTAGAAGCCGGTGACACACTCGATGTCCCGCGCCTGGATGGCCACGTGGTGGAAGCCCTGAACGTCCATGACGCGGATGCTATGGTCTGCGCGCCCATGGCGCGACTGCTCATCGTCGAAGACAACCACGAGCTGGCCTCCCTCATCGTCGCCCTGGCGCAAAGCCGGGGACACGACGCGAAAGCCGCGGCCACCGGCGAGGCTGCGCTGGAGGCGCTCGGCCCCGGACAACACTGGGACGCGGCCCTGGTGGACCTGCTGCTCCCGGACATCCGGGGCAGCGAGGTGCTGGCCGCGCTGCGTGCCCATGGCATCCCCGCCATCGCCGTCAGCGGTGTGTACAAAGGGGACCGTTTCGCCCAGGAGGCCGTGCAGGTCCACGGCGCCCGGACCTTCTTCGAGAAGCCGTTCGAGCTCATCGCCGTCATGGAGGCCCTGGAGCAGGCCGGTGGCGTTGCACCTCAACCCCGCGCTCCCCCGCCCATCGCGGAGAGCGTGCTGCTGGACGAGCTGCTCGATACCGAGGACCTCATCGTGCTGGAAGAGTTCCCCCCTGAGCCCAGCGACGCCGCCGAGCCCCTGCAGGTCGTCCCCAGTACCGACCCGTTACCAGAGCCCGCGGACACGGAGCACGCCCTCCCCCTGCCCTTCGGCAGGCGCGAGCAGGTCTGGAGCGAAAGCACCGCGCCTTCAACTCCGCCGCCGCCCAAGCGCGCGCTGCCCGACTGGTCCCTGGGCGGCGTCCTGGAGGACGCCACCGTCGCGCGGCTGCTCAA encodes the following:
- a CDS encoding response regulator; the encoded protein is MVCAPMARLLIVEDNHELASLIVALAQSRGHDAKAAATGEAALEALGPGQHWDAALVDLLLPDIRGSEVLAALRAHGIPAIAVSGVYKGDRFAQEAVQVHGARTFFEKPFELIAVMEALEQAGGVAPQPRAPPPIAESVLLDELLDTEDLIVLEEFPPEPSDAAEPLQVVPSTDPLPEPADTEHALPLPFGRREQVWSESTAPSTPPPPKRALPDWSLGGVLEDATVARLLNAYYEARHHGELKLQQGQVLKVVYFESGRVVYAASNLAAERFGRFCIRQGVLPEARLAEVAAFAKEHGLRTGEAMLRMGLMDAAQREQLLVEQVKEIIWSTFTWKEGGYGFSAMRPRRTDLVKLSVFPGDLVLEGVAKTETLVTLRRHMPRSRRLFPTADAPYGLHELKLEGAQALVLAYADGSKTVEDLLALTDLPERQTLATLRGLELLGVLEERPDTPSRRHRISFGL
- a CDS encoding saccharopine dehydrogenase family protein gives rise to the protein MNTSATEFDIIAWGATGFTGRLVAEYLARTQDSHRARWALAGRDLGKLEKVRQGLAAIAPSFAKLPLLVADARDAASLDALVPRTRVVCTTVGPYARYGSELVAACVRAGVSYCDLTGEVQWMRRMIDAHHEQARQSGARIVHTCGFDSIPSDLGVLMMQEHMRERHGGHLDAVRLYMGPMRGGASGGTAASMVQAMEEASTDRSVRKLMAHPHALDPTPGRWRPESKDELGVHYSQELGQWTGPFFMAAVNTRVVRRSNALLGHPWGENFRYAEVASYGAGPKGLLRATGVTAGLGGVVAAMQVKPLRTLLEKKVLPAPGEGPSPEAREKGFFVAQLRGEGTSPRTGTQVRLKGKVAAQGDPGYAATSRMLAESALCLAFDDNPTTGGVLTPASAMGMRLVERLRRAGMTFQVEELST
- a CDS encoding VOC family protein, with translation MDVQGFHHVAIQARDIECVTGFYRDLLGFPELSRHLRPDGSLRSIWVGVPGGGFLAIEAAGGEPVSTPFRHEAPGLLMLAFRIPKAARAGVVNTFTRAGVPLEHETRWTVYVRDPEGNRVALSHHPED
- a CDS encoding trypsin-like peptidase domain-containing protein: MKHAVMRWSLLVVALLTSGTANADIARRRDAIVEVVQKVSPAVVYIGTEQEVESRFRGRRSPLEEFFGGMGAEPERQRISGLGSGAIIDPSGIIVTNDHVIRGASAIHVILADGRSYEAEVIGSDAANDLAVLKVNAKEPLPIAKLGTSSDLMIGETVVAIGSPFGLSKTVTAGVVSAVGRTFRADNRVYNDFVQTDAAINPGNSGGPLLNVDGEIIGINTAIFGGGAQGIGFAIPADKVRRIVDELTRFGKVRPAWVGIDTADLPVRVARQLGWDRAYGALVTAVEAGSPAAEAGVKRGDVVAELGGSRIQDAEDFDTRVRGYPARSAFPVVLFRDGGLRTVQVTPVEFPARMVEGLAWERLGLRVKEIRGGLAVSGVRQGSAAADIGLEPGDIILRVNNQPVTTNDAFREALLTARRGRSVLLLVRRGRYGYHVTLPFEREAGYRL
- a CDS encoding protein kinase domain-containing protein, which translates into the protein MSSVRYQSLGPLLAGEGSRAFLGLALEDGASPRPVVLIWAPQDVVQNPELKATLRRETARALVFEHPHILRVHALAEQDGGLARVTEFADGEPLRRLLEAHPRLPPHFAALVVADAAVGLHYAHVAGNDDGTPFVHGDVRPETLMISFGGLTKVTGYGALGVAPRERGGKRVKNRRLYSAPEQLLGGREAVNVQSDVFLLGLVLHECLSGKIPFKDAADPDKAVLTRSLPPMAQDVPLKLDAVLRRATAKRAKERYPTALAFREAVVEAVGSLPTHAEFSEFLSKYFPPESEARATRRRVIETGIAEVMQKAGISPPAVAEFLARGALPPGLMPAKWPELPGQLHASGSADGSGAQAGSGSAASGNAQAASAAGSAGQSGAGSAGAQTQSGAGGQAQAGAQAQSGAGAQTQSSAGGQSQAGASAQAHSGAGAQHPSGASAQAHSGAGVQHPSGASTQAHSGASAQAQSGAGAQAQSGAGAQAQSGAGAQHQPGAGTQAHPGATGTGASAGTAVSTGPTGTGAHAAPTAPPAAQKPSRSWMAFVGVGLALTVGAGAVVLSRLPSNIESEIEDAGVTDALPVDAGVTQDAGPVDAGIPMGTLDVTVDPRVEVSIPGQYLGRTPVSAAVPAGRHVLTLSNPVLGIQTTRVITVPAGGRSSQQIFLNKGFANVRAPEGAIVTVDGRLVGAAPIEELDLYEGTHQLLVIVNNSRWQKTFKVEPGQRVTFDVNFEKPEEE
- a CDS encoding general secretion pathway protein GspE; this encodes MRLGEQLLKDGLVTAEGLEEALEAQVVHGGRLGTNLVELGLLSEVDLAKSLGKVHNSAFASGEMVPDPKAMELVSSNHADDKEYLPMRVDATRLSIAVVNPHDFATLDAIAFKTGKRVVPVVIPEFRMNQLLRRYCKAFRPLRAIDMNAVRPRPSAGSQAELAKAAETPPDLMSEEEFQSVYASALRGGADYDGDMGEEEIITGVEVLEAAPEPPLATVRPQVPVAPPPPPQAIVVPPQRVQPPVPPPTPALGGTPPPVQVPRAPEPPPTPLTFAEAQAELARSSDREDVARTVLRFALGKWKRNLLLSVQGSLVTGWHGMGVGVRDAVVRRIGVPLREQSTFRLVRDTRSHYIGPVRRDAAMGVFYKLLGDGFPKTAVILPLLVRGKVVHLLYVDNGPDELTPPDVGELLILSQSVGRSYEAMMRRRKSA
- a CDS encoding ATP-binding response regulator, which encodes MSLVLVADDEPAVLEVLSQVVEDLGHDVLRARDGEEALGLARARHPQLVVTDHMMPRLSGVELCRRMKQEAQLKDVPVILLSAVLPQGAPEAFAFLHKPFEITDFESVIHKSLAASPEPRMEAHAASPLGALGQWVAQTLQGPLETAREQLRRLECTPSVDRAALDTLAAQLQSMEAVGRHLRELAWLSSGEATLKRIDTDVGQHLRDAVAAHGAHVTLDAPEAPVHAQVDPPRIRQVFDVLLANAVRQGDAEVALEVSQTQLTVRVKDAGPGLAAEALAHLFTPFRMDAKGVCGPELYVASELVRLQGGALSVQSRPGEGSTFSLMLPRRT
- a CDS encoding glycosyltransferase produces the protein MSTLLVCPLPERGHINPSLKLARALQKRGHRIVFCGIRDTEALIRAEGFDFECLFEHLFPLGFQDEVKERVSQWKGLKRVRYLLQVLRKQNQMYESMLQGELDAIITRTRPDLGLTDVLLPESFLVLRGHQVPTLVLNTSIPMRWELMTPPPTSDVIPDGQLSGVIRGALDWGRILFASKMEDWRSWVGLEPADLRYRHALARKYGYPPEHLDFAGRLSGEHDPMLVLCPREFVEFSGARLSIDVHYTGPCIDLERKEPDFPWERLSPERPLVLCSLGTMAMPPEQARRFHDAVTEAARRRPAWQFVVATNAWRETRPGPVPNNLVSVTRVPQLQMLRRASAMVTHGGFNSVKECIYFGVPMVVLPVQYDQPGVAARVVHHGLGQRADLRSLTPDTLVPLLDAVVEQPSYRRELERMKARFQAAEDEQALVDAIERHLPGTSASGAPGQHQAERGALAGS